CAGAAGATCGAGGCCTTTGTGTACGGGAAAGACATCCTTTTGAAAGTGGCGTCCCTAGCACTTATTGGTATTTTGTTATCAAACCATGAAGTCGCTATCCAATGTTTCGAGGAGGACAAATCTCGAGTTAAGCATCTTATGTTACTGTGCAAGGACAAGAATCAAGATACTAAGTTCGCAGCAGCTGCAATTCTAATGGCGCTGACGGCGGCCAACAGAGAGGCGTGCAAGAAAGTTTTTGACTCGAATTCCTGGTTGGAATCCCTACGCCTTTTACTCACTAATCCAGAGGGTAAGATACAAGAAAGGGGTattataattgtgataaatatGTTGAGAAGCTCGAAAGACGTCGCTGTAAAACTTATGGAAACAGACATAATGAAAATACTGACGGTATTGACCAAAAATGATACCGTGCCAATCAATATCAAGGAATTGGCATCCGTTGCTTTAAAGGAAGCTGCAGATCGATCCGGTAACGAAGAACGTCGACAAGCAATCATCGTCATGATCGAACGGGAATGTGATAGAGCACGTCTATCAGGACAATTAGACCTTCTAAGCCGTTTGCTCAGAGACTTATGGGCATATGAACTTGTTGAAAATATACCCACAAACGTAGACTCAGAAATCGCAAAAGTACTAGAAGGAACTGAACGACGATGATTTCATGGAAAAAAggtggaaaatattttaattcagagatcttattatatatttttatatttcaaataaaatgctttaaataatgaaataaatgtttcatttaaatttctgCAATTTCGTCGTTTGAAACATAGTTATacaatcataattatattcgtGTTTGTacatctttaaatatatgattacTGTGCAGgacatgtatacatacattgtttattacataaatttgctaaagtataatcatattaatatattgtacaaaataatatgtacacggagatatacatatatcactgGGCCGAGCCCGCGCTTTTGGAAGTCACATGACATGCATCATCGTTCCTCATTTGCTACCCCGGTCACGTAAACACTATGACTGTAAACATAGTGTTTACGTGACCGGTCATGTTTACGTCATAGTGACTTTGTATGTAAGCCGCGACCGATTTGCCCGCAATTTGAATTCTTACCGGTTTATTTAGTTACACTCGTTAAAAGGTCGAGGAAAGTAGAGAAAGTTAGGGTGTTCGAGCAGCACGGAAGAACGTTACGATCGAAGAGGAAGCTATCCGACAGGTAAAGAATTTACATTCTGTTCTGTTTCGCAGACGGTCTGAACGAAAATTCAACAATATAACAAAGGCTGTTGAAAATGATGTGAGATACGTTAGTAATAATCGGGAAAAGAAACCACACGAGAGCACACGaggttattaataattcaagaaATGAACAAAGAAGTCTAGATGCATTAAAAATGTCGAAGGAATGAGATTCATCCTCACGCATAAATTTATCGCGCGTTTCAGGTAATTCGCTCGCCTTTCTTATGGTTATTCTACATAAAAGTTGTAGTCGtgagttgtaagaaattgaccaatcacagatTGAATATTCTCCTCAATTTcgaatgtgattggtcaatttcttacaactcaCGATTACGACTTCTATGTAGAATAACCTTTAGACTTTCTTTCGTCGAAGAAGTTAAATTTCCGACGTAAAAAAGGGAGGAAATGTAAATTGTTCCTGACTCTTCCAGCATAGCGTACATAATTGCATCTCTATATTTGCATACAGCGTCATAAGTTGTCTGGATAGTTTCACATTGTCTAATATGCACAAACAGCTTCTGGAGATTCTGAGAACGAAcactaaataattactttaaatgaTTGACTTCTTCTGTGTTGTTTGCCAATGTTTGACGAAAGTCAACTTTCtgatatagaaattattgcaacaattgattacaatttacatGCAGATTACACACTTGAAATtgcattgttattattaaactgtGCGTTTATTCTTTAtccattatacatatatattttaggcCTGTTTGTTTCAGCTGAACTTCTTGTACAgttcattttttctctttttcttctaatgtgaaaagaaaaagaggaaagatgaactgtgcaagaagttcagctaaaacgaacaggcctatATTGTCTCATGCATATAATTCTTTAGTAATAATTTCATCTTCTATGCTTTTTGCGTTTaagataatacatatataaataaaagacacGATATGAAATGTCAGAGTCTTTCTATGTTAAAACATATAATGTAACATCATATAATTTGGGTTGTACAGTTATTCCACCATGGCGAAGTCAGTTGTGAGTGCAAAGGAATGGAACGAGAAGGGTAATGAAGAGTTTGAAAAAGGCAATTGGTCTGAAGCATTAAGTCACTACACAAACGCACTGAATGTAGAAGAAAACGATCATGACAAAAGAATGTACTATGGAAATCGAATTGCTACTTATTTAAAGCTGGGCAATTACGAGAAAGTGGTTGAAGACTGCGACAATGCGTTAATGATATGTTGTAACAAAATACTGTATCACAGATATCAAGCACTAATAGCGTTAGACAAATTCGAGGAGGCATTTCGGGACGCGGAGATCATTATTTCATCTGATCCCAATAACAAAGTTATTCAGCCCGTAGCGACGCGCTTACGTGAAATTGTACAAGATCGTcgcaataaagatataaaaattagtgcCAAGGTAAATATACGTAACTGTTGTAAAAGTTCGTCAACTCGCAAGACATGGTAATTTAATGTAgataagagaataaaaatgaaatatatatttcatactgGATTTGAGTATTAGTAAGAGTTTTTGTTTCAATATCACACATAATTTGACAAATGGATTTGAGTTTttgtcttttattatataattattaattcttgttAAATAATAGTCTGCACACTACGGGTAGAAATTAcatcatacaaatataatgttagttgttacagttatttaaatttttattgcagatcattatatttaagtatacgcttaattttgttttgtattaGGTATCAAATTTGCTGGATCAAGCATTTGACGTGAACGTAAGTGAGAAGGGACGTGAAGTCGCTATGAATAATTTGCTTGTGCTCACACGTGACGAAGCTGGTGTCGAGGAGATCTTCAAAAAGGAAGGTGTATCGAAAATCGCACAACTTGTGAAAGTGGACACGAACGAGGAAGTAATCTGTAGCGCGATTCGTATTGTGGGCGAGTTatgcaaaaacaatattaGTCGAACCGAGTCTGTTATGAAATCCGTCGGTTTGCCTCGGTTCCTGGAAATAATGAACAGCACATCTATACAGAGAGTTAATGCGTCTCAATATTGTTTACAGGTAAAGAtcgagtaaaataaatgtatttacatatatttcagtaattaaaaatttattgcatatttcgaTTTCAGAATATATTGAACACTTACAGCGGTGTGACTAATAAACTCTATTCAAAACCCGACGAGGCTTTGTGCGCGGCGCATAAGAAGGAAATAGACACCATTCTGTTGTGTTTGTCGTACAGTATAACGAGTATAACGTTAACAGGCCTTGCTAGAGACGCAATAATAGAACTTATTATGCGTAACATTCATTGCGTAACTAAGTTAGACTGGGCCAAACGATTTGTCGAACTTCGCGGTGTGCAAAGATTGATGGAGGTAGCCAGTGAAACGGAGGAATACAAATACAAATCCTCGATGAACATCACATCCTCCACGCAAACTATAACTAGTGTGTGCttagcaaaaatatatgaaaacgtGTACTATGATgataagaaaacatttatcAACGCCATTGATGAATTTATTGAAGATAAATTGCATTCGCCTGACATAGAATCTAAAGTATGAATTTTGCAACTTTCGATCTTTTCTTGTCatttaaattgtttgaaaatgaAAGGCCGAGTCTTTTTAACTATAGCCGATTTGAGCAATTTaaactatcttttttttaaataaaagtgtcAAAGAAGACTTTTCAGTTCTTTTTCAGTTGTCGATGTTTGTATATATTCtgtaagttttaaattaaaatatggtTATAATAGAGTAATCGAAATTTATTGAAGAATATGACTTTGTCATTTAG
This DNA window, taken from Temnothorax longispinosus isolate EJ_2023e unplaced genomic scaffold, Tlon_JGU_v1 HiC_scaffold_294, whole genome shotgun sequence, encodes the following:
- the LOC139824213 gene encoding protein unc-45 homolog B-like isoform X2 — encoded protein: MAKSVVSAKEWNEKGNEEFEKGNWSEALSHYTNALNVEENDHDKRMYYGNRIATYLKLGNYEKVVEDCDNALMICCNKILYHRYQALIALDKFEEAFRDAEIIISSDPNNKVIQPVATRLREIVQDRRNKDIKISAKVSNLLDQAFDVNVSEKGREVAMNNLLVLTRDEAGVEEIFKKEGVSKIAQLVKVDTNEEVICSAIRIVGELCKNNISRTESVMKSVGLPRFLEIMNSTSIQRVNASQYCLQNILNTYSGVTNKLYSKPDEALCAAHKKEIDTILLCLSYSITSITLTGLARDAIIELIMRNIHCVTKLDWAKRFVELRGVQRLMEVASETEEYKYKSSMNITSSTQTITSVCLAKIYENVYYDDKKTFINAIDEFIEDKLHSPDIESKV
- the LOC139824213 gene encoding protein unc-45 homolog B-like isoform X1; this translates as MRFILTHKFIARFSYSTMAKSVVSAKEWNEKGNEEFEKGNWSEALSHYTNALNVEENDHDKRMYYGNRIATYLKLGNYEKVVEDCDNALMICCNKILYHRYQALIALDKFEEAFRDAEIIISSDPNNKVIQPVATRLREIVQDRRNKDIKISAKVSNLLDQAFDVNVSEKGREVAMNNLLVLTRDEAGVEEIFKKEGVSKIAQLVKVDTNEEVICSAIRIVGELCKNNISRTESVMKSVGLPRFLEIMNSTSIQRVNASQYCLQNILNTYSGVTNKLYSKPDEALCAAHKKEIDTILLCLSYSITSITLTGLARDAIIELIMRNIHCVTKLDWAKRFVELRGVQRLMEVASETEEYKYKSSMNITSSTQTITSVCLAKIYENVYYDDKKTFINAIDEFIEDKLHSPDIESKV